Proteins encoded within one genomic window of Solibaculum mannosilyticum:
- the rnr gene encoding ribonuclease R → MQIQSILLACLEREGRAMSRRELFHLARLEQENPVLLKKALDGLVEEGQILVTQKHKLISSKTAGLVPARILSLSSGFAFARSQEKGDVFIPGRHLNQALPGDLVLLKVKQSPKGWEGSVEFIVRKGKREITGRVVKNGRKLEISPDAGVRYNIKVVSSKKAKMTEGSKVRVALSYDKEGRQATARVVRSYGSAQSAKVCADSIVDMEGIPADFPPEVQVEARNMAEQGIREEDLTDRRDLRDQAIFTIDGPDAKDLDDAVSVCRTMKGYSLGVHIADVSHYVPMGSTLDQEALKRGTSVYFADRVIPMLPTELSNGVCSLDAGSDKLTVSALIELDSKGDFISCDFVKSIIRSKVRGVYGEVNDLFDGTASDAVKTKYKPMADTLLVMKELSNILKEKARSRGSMDFASSECKFILDEEGRVQDIQPREQGLAEQMIEQLMICANQAAARYAKREKVPFVYRVHEQPDPERIEALKRVADVMGFQTRKLKPGVQTKDLANLLDASAHTPFCHVISHQIIRAMAKARYDPNPLGHYGLSLEDYCHFTSPIRRYPDLMVHRILKDLISGKTKGQMEKTYGGVVEDISQQSTDCEIRAMTAERRCEDCYKAEYMASRVGEQLEGVVSGVAPHGIYVELPNTVEGLVRSDMLPGEFQYDGEFYYVSGKTGQKIGVGDSMEIEVLRADVSSGQIDFKALSYTPFQGSDQ, encoded by the coding sequence ATGCAGATACAGTCCATTTTACTGGCGTGCCTGGAACGAGAAGGGCGCGCCATGTCCCGCAGGGAACTGTTTCACCTTGCCAGGCTGGAACAGGAAAATCCAGTGTTGCTCAAAAAAGCGCTGGATGGTTTGGTGGAAGAGGGACAAATCCTGGTCACTCAAAAACATAAGTTGATTTCCAGCAAGACGGCGGGACTTGTCCCGGCCCGGATCTTATCCCTTTCATCGGGATTTGCTTTTGCACGGTCCCAGGAAAAGGGGGATGTGTTTATCCCGGGACGTCATCTCAATCAGGCTCTCCCCGGGGATCTGGTGCTTTTGAAGGTCAAGCAGTCCCCGAAGGGATGGGAGGGAAGTGTGGAATTCATCGTCCGAAAGGGAAAACGGGAGATCACCGGACGCGTAGTCAAAAACGGACGCAAGCTGGAAATCTCGCCCGATGCCGGCGTACGGTATAACATTAAGGTTGTCTCTTCCAAAAAGGCCAAAATGACGGAGGGAAGCAAAGTACGGGTGGCGCTCAGTTACGACAAAGAGGGGCGTCAGGCCACTGCACGAGTGGTGCGGTCTTATGGCAGCGCCCAGAGTGCCAAGGTATGCGCCGACTCCATTGTAGATATGGAGGGCATCCCGGCAGATTTTCCACCGGAGGTCCAGGTGGAGGCCCGGAATATGGCTGAACAGGGCATCCGGGAAGAGGACCTTACCGATCGCCGTGATCTGCGGGATCAAGCGATCTTTACCATCGACGGTCCCGATGCCAAAGATCTGGACGATGCGGTTTCGGTATGCCGTACCATGAAGGGTTATAGTCTGGGCGTCCACATCGCTGATGTATCCCACTACGTCCCTATGGGTTCCACTCTGGATCAGGAGGCGCTGAAACGGGGAACTTCAGTTTATTTTGCCGACCGTGTGATCCCCATGCTGCCCACCGAGTTGTCCAACGGCGTATGTTCTTTGGATGCCGGCAGCGATAAGTTGACGGTCTCTGCCCTCATCGAGCTGGACAGCAAAGGGGATTTTATCTCGTGCGACTTTGTAAAAAGCATCATTCGTTCCAAAGTGCGAGGGGTATACGGCGAAGTCAACGATCTTTTTGACGGTACGGCCAGCGATGCAGTCAAAACCAAGTATAAACCCATGGCCGATACCTTGCTTGTGATGAAGGAGCTATCCAATATCTTAAAAGAGAAGGCGCGTTCCAGGGGATCGATGGATTTTGCGTCCAGCGAATGCAAATTCATCCTGGATGAGGAGGGACGTGTACAGGATATCCAGCCCCGGGAACAAGGCCTCGCTGAGCAGATGATCGAACAGCTGATGATCTGTGCCAATCAGGCGGCCGCCCGTTACGCCAAGCGGGAAAAGGTTCCGTTTGTCTACCGCGTGCACGAGCAGCCCGATCCCGAACGCATCGAGGCACTTAAGCGGGTAGCCGATGTGATGGGCTTTCAGACCAGAAAATTAAAACCCGGGGTGCAGACAAAGGATCTTGCCAATCTGTTGGATGCCTCTGCACACACTCCGTTTTGCCACGTCATCTCCCATCAGATTATCAGGGCCATGGCAAAAGCCCGGTATGATCCCAATCCATTGGGACATTACGGTCTCTCGCTGGAAGACTACTGTCATTTTACTTCACCCATCCGCCGATATCCCGACCTGATGGTGCATCGGATTCTCAAGGATCTGATCTCGGGCAAGACCAAAGGGCAGATGGAGAAAACCTATGGAGGCGTGGTGGAAGATATCAGTCAGCAGTCCACCGACTGTGAAATCCGTGCCATGACGGCCGAACGACGTTGCGAGGATTGTTATAAGGCCGAGTATATGGCTTCCCGGGTAGGGGAACAGCTGGAAGGTGTGGTATCGGGCGTAGCGCCCCACGGGATCTATGTGGAGCTTCCCAATACGGTGGAAGGCCTGGTGCGCAGCGATATGCTGCCGGGCGAATTCCAGTATGACGGGGAATTTTACTATGTCAGCGGCAAGACCGGACAAAAAATCGGAGTGGGGGACAGCATGGAAATCGAAGTGCTGCGGGCCGACGTATCCAGCGGACAAATCGATTTCAAGGCTTTGTCCTATACTCCCTTCCAGGGATCGGATCAGTGA
- the pgeF gene encoding peptidoglycan editing factor PgeF, whose amino-acid sequence MSLQDSNMMVKQKDGVVTLHFPMLEEVEGISHAFSTRLGGVSQGIFSSMNLSFGRGDSDENVRENYRRICAANGFDPEGLVASDQDHHTNVRIVTAEDKGKGIWRPKDYQSVDAVVTQEPGVTLVTYYADCVPLFFVDPVKRVVALAHAGWRGTVGRIGEVTVRKMEEAFGCRPQDLLAAVGPSIGPCCYEVDEPVYQQFAALNLKDGARWMPESGGGKYKLDLWNINRQILSDAGVMPEHIQMAELCTCCNPDQLFSHRASHGQRGGMAAFLQIRPSERV is encoded by the coding sequence ATGTCTTTACAAGATTCCAATATGATGGTAAAACAAAAAGATGGAGTGGTCACTCTTCATTTTCCTATGCTGGAAGAGGTGGAGGGCATTTCCCATGCTTTTTCCACTCGATTGGGAGGCGTGAGCCAGGGCATATTCTCCTCGATGAACTTAAGTTTCGGCCGGGGAGACAGCGATGAAAATGTAAGGGAGAACTACCGTCGCATTTGTGCAGCCAATGGATTTGATCCCGAAGGCTTGGTGGCTTCCGACCAGGATCATCACACCAATGTCCGCATCGTGACGGCTGAGGACAAGGGAAAAGGGATCTGGCGTCCGAAGGATTACCAGAGCGTGGATGCCGTTGTGACCCAGGAGCCGGGGGTTACGCTGGTGACCTATTATGCCGACTGTGTCCCGCTCTTTTTTGTGGACCCGGTCAAGCGGGTAGTGGCCTTGGCCCACGCCGGATGGCGGGGGACGGTAGGACGTATTGGAGAAGTGACCGTCCGAAAAATGGAGGAGGCGTTCGGCTGCCGTCCACAGGATCTTTTGGCCGCTGTAGGGCCGTCCATAGGTCCCTGCTGTTATGAAGTGGACGAGCCGGTATATCAGCAATTTGCAGCGCTAAATCTAAAAGATGGCGCACGGTGGATGCCGGAGAGCGGCGGAGGAAAATACAAACTGGATCTGTGGAACATCAACCGTCAGATTTTGTCGGATGCCGGCGTGATGCCGGAACACATCCAGATGGCGGAACTATGTACCTGCTGCAATCCAGATCAGTTATTCTCCCATCGGGCATCCCATGGTCAGAGAGGCGGTATGGCGGCTTTTCTTCAAATCAGGCCATCGGAAAGAGTATAA
- a CDS encoding spore maturation protein, with amino-acid sequence MGQIANYFLPIFVGGILLLGLLRKVPVFETFVEGAKEGLDTTARLVPTMVGLLTAVAMFQASGGLDVLIYGLKPVADFLHLPEQVMPLAILRPISGSGSLAILENIIRENGPDSLAGRVASVMMGSTETTFYAVTAYFGAVGIKKTRHAIPAALTADLASMIVSAVTVSLFFQ; translated from the coding sequence ATGGGACAGATCGCCAACTACTTTTTACCCATCTTTGTAGGAGGGATTCTTTTACTGGGTCTGCTGCGCAAAGTGCCGGTGTTTGAGACCTTTGTGGAAGGGGCCAAGGAAGGATTGGATACCACCGCACGCCTAGTTCCCACCATGGTCGGACTTTTGACGGCAGTGGCTATGTTTCAGGCCTCCGGAGGACTGGACGTTTTGATCTATGGTCTCAAACCGGTGGCCGATTTCCTCCACCTTCCCGAACAGGTCATGCCACTGGCTATTTTACGTCCTATTTCCGGCAGTGGGTCCCTGGCTATTTTGGAGAACATCATCCGGGAAAACGGTCCGGATTCCTTGGCCGGAAGGGTAGCGTCGGTCATGATGGGTTCCACTGAGACTACATTTTATGCAGTTACCGCTTATTTTGGAGCGGTAGGCATCAAGAAGACCCGTCATGCAATCCCGGCGGCGTTGACGGCTGATCTAGCCAGTATGATTGTCAGCGCTGTTACGGTTTCCTTGTTTTTCCAGTAA
- a CDS encoding nucleoside recognition domain-containing protein, whose product MTDLNYIWAGMMILSILFGILNGRMGEVSQAVMEGGSNAVQLMLVLLGAMCLWSGLMRIAEKGGLTAIISKILSPITKWIFRGMDPKSSAGKAISMNMTANLLGLGNAATPLGLHAMKEMQRHNPEKQRATNWMVLFVVLNTASIQLIPTTIAVIRGKYGAQSPMDILPAVWVTSLTGLVVGIFVAKLLQRKK is encoded by the coding sequence GTGACAGATTTGAATTACATCTGGGCAGGTATGATGATTTTGTCCATCTTATTTGGCATCCTCAACGGCAGGATGGGAGAGGTGTCCCAAGCGGTGATGGAGGGAGGCAGCAACGCTGTCCAATTGATGCTTGTACTGTTGGGAGCCATGTGCCTCTGGAGCGGTTTGATGCGCATCGCGGAAAAGGGAGGACTTACCGCCATCATCAGCAAAATCCTGAGTCCCATCACCAAGTGGATTTTCCGGGGGATGGATCCCAAAAGCTCGGCGGGAAAAGCCATATCCATGAACATGACGGCCAATCTCTTGGGGCTTGGCAATGCCGCAACGCCTTTGGGTCTTCACGCCATGAAGGAGATGCAGCGGCACAATCCGGAAAAACAACGGGCCACCAATTGGATGGTTCTGTTTGTGGTGCTCAATACCGCCTCCATCCAGCTCATCCCAACAACCATCGCCGTCATACGGGGCAAATATGGAGCACAGTCGCCTATGGACATTCTGCCGGCGGTCTGGGTGACGAGTCTCACCGGACTGGTGGTAGGCATATTCGTGGCAAAGCTGTTGCAGCGGAAGAAATAG
- a CDS encoding AbrB/MazE/SpoVT family DNA-binding domain-containing protein, translating into MKSTGIVRKVDELGRIVLPIELRRTLDINEKDSLEIFVDGSQIILKKYEPACIFCDNAKDVITFKGRNVCPDCLRTLSNLL; encoded by the coding sequence ATGAAATCAACTGGTATTGTTAGAAAAGTAGATGAGCTTGGCCGTATCGTTCTTCCCATTGAGCTGCGTCGAACATTGGATATTAACGAAAAGGATTCTCTGGAAATTTTCGTGGATGGTTCTCAGATCATCCTGAAAAAGTACGAACCGGCTTGTATCTTCTGTGATAACGCAAAGGATGTCATCACCTTCAAAGGACGAAACGTCTGCCCGGATTGTCTCAGGACACTGAGCAATCTTCTGTAA
- a CDS encoding HAD family hydrolase, with the protein MRVFASDLDNTLIYSYRHPIGDNKVLAELYEGREVSFMTKQSHEMLNQVFHKMTFIPVSTRSVGQYRRIRFHRDWEPSLALVSNGGTLLIDGKEDQEWKEQSLKTIRPAREQLEYAWGLLEQDNARTLDVRMVDDLFVFTKSGRVRETVDRLRESLDLSQVEVWENGNKVYVIPLLLNKGQAIRRLRERFCIDFVASAGDSLFDIPLLHEADVAFYPTELSYPSRQGQVCIPVDTGSKVFSDVVLGKLLQGYL; encoded by the coding sequence ATGCGTGTATTTGCCTCGGATTTGGACAATACCCTCATTTATTCGTATCGGCATCCCATCGGAGACAATAAAGTGCTGGCGGAGCTGTACGAAGGGCGGGAAGTCTCCTTTATGACAAAGCAGTCCCATGAGATGCTGAATCAGGTCTTTCACAAGATGACTTTTATACCGGTATCCACCCGTTCGGTGGGACAGTACCGCCGCATCCGGTTCCATCGAGATTGGGAGCCGTCTCTGGCTCTCGTCAGCAACGGCGGGACACTGCTCATCGACGGAAAAGAGGATCAGGAGTGGAAGGAGCAATCTCTGAAAACAATCCGTCCGGCCCGAGAGCAGCTGGAGTACGCCTGGGGGTTATTGGAACAGGACAATGCCAGGACACTGGATGTAAGAATGGTAGACGACTTATTTGTGTTTACCAAAAGCGGCCGGGTACGGGAAACGGTGGACAGACTGCGGGAAAGCCTGGATTTGTCGCAAGTAGAGGTGTGGGAGAACGGCAATAAAGTGTATGTTATTCCCCTATTGCTCAACAAAGGGCAGGCGATACGCCGTCTGCGGGAGAGGTTCTGCATCGACTTTGTGGCGTCGGCAGGGGACAGCTTATTTGATATCCCTTTGCTTCATGAAGCGGATGTAGCTTTTTATCCGACCGAGTTATCCTATCCGAGCCGGCAAGGACAGGTTTGTATTCCCGTCGATACAGGCAGCAAGGTGTTCTCCGACGTCGTTTTGGGAAAGCTCTTGCAAGGTTACCTTTAA
- a CDS encoding calcium-translocating P-type ATPase, PMCA-type: protein MHKVFKGLTEAQVEESRKKYGSNVIKEAEPESFWKQFLEGFKDPMIRILCVIAAIMLVMFFMGQSEWYEPVGTVIAILLVNFVSAKTGVANDNAYRKLKESQKKDTAKVIRDGSLKVIEVDDLVVGDVVLLQSGDKILADGVLADGVLSVDNSALNGEAEECPKSAAEEGFHIPENITGDTFVDAHSLFRGATVLDGEGYMIVQQVGEATMMGKMAKDMEDKEPDSPLQVKLRKLAGQISVFGYVGAIVIALAYFVHFVILAGGFGAYFATGWLSILADVMNAVSIAITIIVCAVPEGLPLVIALVLMQNTGKLLKVNVLVRKSIGIETAGSLNILFSDKTGTITKGQLEVVEFFTGDGKVMDAASVPAIQGNLELSIGKNTSALFDDRHTVVGGNLTDQALLKFLGEEKFNSLREKDDCEVGEHQEFNSANKFSQAYLPAKGRTFYKGAPERLLAKAKTYLNDQGQEVPIDQAVLNAKIDELANRAMRVLAFGYSKAPMVRDEINDDVVLIGLVGIRDDVRPEAKEAIVEVQKAGIQVVMITGDRKETAVAIAKEAGLYRGEDDLVLTSAELSEMSDDEVKKCISKIRVISRALPTDKSRMVRLCQEMNLVVGMTGDGVNDSPALKRADVGFAMGSGTDVAKEAGKLVILDDNFNSIKNAIWYGRTLYINILKFCKMQLVINLAAVFVSAICPFLGIEDPLKVTHLLWINLCMDSLASLMFAGEPALKRYMRDKPRRRDESIISKPMIIQIIIMSVWLTIISIVWFKVPFFATCFDNSAQFYTGFFCMFVFSFMVNAFNVRSDGLNVFEHIRENKTFVRVWLIIMAVQIILVSLGGVVGDIFSCERFGFKGWLAVLGMALTMYPVDLIRKLLSPKPKRD, encoded by the coding sequence GTGCATAAAGTATTTAAGGGCCTGACAGAAGCTCAGGTGGAGGAAAGTCGCAAGAAGTATGGTTCCAACGTCATCAAGGAGGCGGAACCGGAGAGCTTTTGGAAACAGTTCCTAGAAGGGTTTAAGGATCCCATGATCCGCATTTTATGTGTCATCGCGGCTATTATGCTGGTGATGTTCTTCATGGGTCAGAGCGAATGGTATGAACCGGTGGGGACGGTCATCGCCATACTGCTCGTCAACTTTGTATCGGCAAAAACCGGCGTTGCCAACGACAACGCGTATCGGAAACTCAAAGAATCCCAGAAAAAGGACACTGCAAAAGTTATCCGGGACGGCTCCCTGAAAGTCATCGAGGTAGACGACCTGGTAGTAGGCGACGTGGTATTGCTGCAATCAGGAGATAAGATCCTGGCCGACGGAGTCCTGGCCGACGGCGTTTTGTCGGTGGACAACAGCGCATTAAACGGCGAGGCGGAGGAATGCCCTAAATCAGCGGCTGAGGAAGGTTTTCACATTCCGGAAAACATCACCGGCGATACCTTTGTAGATGCCCACAGCTTGTTCCGCGGCGCCACCGTACTGGATGGGGAAGGCTATATGATCGTCCAGCAGGTGGGAGAGGCCACCATGATGGGCAAGATGGCCAAGGATATGGAGGATAAGGAACCGGATTCCCCCTTGCAGGTCAAACTCCGTAAACTGGCCGGCCAGATTTCAGTATTCGGTTATGTAGGTGCTATTGTAATTGCATTGGCTTATTTCGTCCATTTTGTTATTTTGGCAGGTGGTTTCGGTGCCTATTTTGCCACAGGATGGCTTTCCATTTTAGCCGACGTCATGAATGCCGTTTCCATTGCCATCACCATTATTGTATGTGCTGTGCCGGAGGGCCTTCCACTGGTTATTGCTCTGGTGCTCATGCAGAATACGGGAAAGCTTTTAAAGGTCAACGTATTGGTGCGCAAGTCCATCGGTATTGAGACAGCAGGATCGCTCAACATTCTCTTCAGCGACAAGACCGGTACCATTACCAAAGGACAGCTGGAAGTGGTGGAGTTTTTCACCGGAGATGGAAAGGTAATGGATGCAGCGTCGGTTCCGGCCATCCAGGGGAATCTGGAACTCAGCATCGGCAAGAATACATCCGCACTGTTTGATGACCGTCATACGGTGGTGGGAGGCAATCTCACCGACCAGGCTCTTCTCAAATTCCTGGGAGAAGAGAAGTTTAACAGTTTGCGTGAGAAGGACGACTGTGAGGTTGGCGAACATCAGGAATTCAACAGTGCCAATAAGTTCAGTCAAGCTTATCTTCCCGCCAAGGGACGTACCTTTTACAAAGGCGCTCCCGAACGCCTTTTGGCAAAAGCCAAGACTTACTTAAACGACCAGGGCCAGGAAGTGCCCATTGATCAAGCGGTTCTAAATGCGAAAATTGATGAACTGGCAAACCGTGCTATGCGTGTTCTGGCTTTTGGATACAGCAAAGCCCCCATGGTACGGGATGAGATCAACGACGATGTTGTGTTGATCGGCTTGGTGGGCATTCGTGACGACGTACGTCCCGAGGCCAAAGAGGCCATCGTAGAGGTACAGAAGGCCGGCATCCAAGTGGTTATGATCACCGGTGACCGAAAAGAGACAGCTGTAGCCATCGCCAAAGAGGCCGGCTTGTATCGTGGGGAAGACGATTTGGTGTTGACTTCGGCGGAACTGTCTGAAATGTCGGACGATGAAGTTAAAAAGTGCATCTCCAAGATCCGCGTGATTTCCAGGGCGTTGCCCACCGATAAGAGCCGTATGGTACGTCTGTGCCAGGAAATGAACCTGGTTGTAGGTATGACCGGCGACGGCGTCAACGATAGTCCTGCCCTGAAACGAGCCGACGTCGGTTTTGCCATGGGCAGCGGCACCGATGTGGCAAAAGAAGCTGGTAAACTGGTCATTCTGGACGACAATTTCAATTCCATCAAAAACGCCATTTGGTATGGCCGTACCCTTTATATCAACATCCTAAAATTCTGTAAAATGCAGTTGGTGATCAACTTAGCCGCCGTATTTGTATCGGCCATCTGCCCTTTCTTGGGCATTGAGGATCCGTTAAAGGTCACCCATCTGTTGTGGATCAATCTGTGTATGGATAGTTTGGCATCCCTGATGTTCGCCGGTGAACCGGCCCTCAAGCGGTATATGCGGGATAAACCGCGCCGCAGAGATGAGAGCATCATCAGCAAGCCTATGATCATCCAGATTATCATCATGAGCGTCTGGCTGACCATCATCAGTATTGTCTGGTTCAAAGTTCCGTTCTTTGCCACTTGCTTTGATAATTCGGCGCAATTCTATACAGGGTTCTTCTGTATGTTTGTCTTTAGCTTTATGGTCAACGCCTTTAACGTGCGCAGCGATGGACTTAACGTCTTTGAACATATCCGGGAAAACAAGACTTTTGTCCGGGTCTGGCTGATTATTATGGCGGTCCAGATTATCCTTGTCAGCTTAGGCGGCGTGGTTGGCGATATCTTCAGCTGTGAACGCTTCGGATTCAAGGGATGGCTGGCTGTGCTGGGTATGGCGCTCACCATGTATCCTGTGGATCTGATTCGCAAACTTCTTTCTCCGAAACCCAAAAGGGACTAA
- a CDS encoding TerD family protein, translating to MAVSLQKGQKVSLSKDNAGLGVVVVGLGWDEAQPARRGLFAPKPRPIDCDASAILCIDGKLQNPKDVVYFNNLRHASGAVQHMGDNLTGAGEGDDEQIIVDLSRLPEQYDRVIFAVNIYEARQRGQHFGMIKNSFIRLVDARGNKEMCRYNLSENYDGMTAMIFGEIYRHNGEWKFNAIGQPTNDDGLGSLVNRFR from the coding sequence ATGGCAGTCAGTTTGCAAAAAGGGCAAAAAGTCAGCCTGAGCAAAGACAATGCCGGACTAGGTGTTGTTGTGGTTGGCTTGGGTTGGGATGAGGCCCAGCCTGCCCGTCGAGGCCTGTTTGCCCCCAAACCCCGTCCCATCGATTGCGATGCATCGGCCATTCTCTGCATCGACGGCAAGCTGCAAAATCCCAAGGACGTAGTGTATTTTAACAATCTTCGCCATGCATCCGGCGCGGTGCAGCATATGGGAGACAACCTGACCGGTGCAGGCGAGGGCGACGATGAGCAGATTATCGTGGATCTGAGCCGTCTTCCGGAGCAGTACGACCGGGTGATTTTCGCAGTCAACATTTATGAGGCAAGACAAAGAGGCCAGCATTTCGGCATGATTAAGAATAGCTTTATCCGTTTGGTGGACGCGCGGGGCAACAAAGAGATGTGCCGCTACAATCTTTCGGAAAATTACGATGGTATGACTGCTATGATCTTTGGTGAGATCTACCGTCATAATGGCGAATGGAAGTTCAATGCCATTGGCCAGCCGACCAACGACGATGGTTTAGGCAGTTTGGTCAACCGGTTCCGCTAA
- a CDS encoding TerD family protein: MPVSLKKGQKVSLTKDNPGLSKVIVGIGWDINQFDTGTSFDLDSSAFLLTQSGKVGRSEDFVFYGNLKDPSGAVEHMGDNRTGEGEGDDEQIRVDLSRVPENIERIAFTVTIYEAEERNQNFGQVNNAFVRIYNEQTGEELLRYDLGEDFSVETAAVFGELYKNNGEWKFNAIGSGFYGGLSALCANYGVEVE; encoded by the coding sequence ATGCCGGTTTCTCTAAAAAAAGGGCAGAAGGTCAGTTTAACAAAAGACAATCCGGGGCTGAGTAAGGTCATCGTAGGCATTGGCTGGGATATCAACCAGTTTGATACCGGCACAAGTTTTGACCTGGATTCCTCGGCGTTTCTTTTGACCCAAAGCGGTAAGGTAGGCCGTTCAGAGGACTTTGTCTTTTACGGCAACCTGAAAGATCCCAGCGGTGCGGTGGAGCATATGGGCGACAACCGTACCGGCGAAGGGGAGGGGGATGACGAACAAATCCGTGTGGATTTAAGCCGTGTCCCGGAAAACATCGAACGCATCGCCTTTACTGTGACGATTTACGAGGCCGAGGAGCGCAACCAAAATTTCGGCCAGGTAAACAATGCCTTTGTCCGCATCTATAACGAGCAGACGGGGGAAGAGTTACTGCGTTACGACCTGGGCGAGGATTTCTCAGTAGAGACTGCGGCCGTATTTGGCGAGCTTTATAAAAACAATGGCGAGTGGAAGTTCAACGCCATCGGCAGCGGATTTTATGGCGGACTTTCCGCCCTGTGCGCCAACTACGGCGTAGAAGTGGAATGA
- a CDS encoding TerD family protein yields MPISLQKGQKVDLTKGNPGLKNIMVGLGWDVNKYDGGADFDLDAAAFLLGENGQTPTTDEFVFYGNLKHKSGAVEHMGDNLTGEGDGDDEQIVVNLQKIPANVVRIAFTVTIYEAEERRQNFGQVSNAYIRIVDSDTNQELIRYDLGEDFSIETAVVVGEIYRHNGEWKFNAIGSGFQGGLAALCANYGIETC; encoded by the coding sequence ATGCCAATCAGTTTACAGAAGGGCCAGAAAGTGGACCTGACAAAAGGAAATCCAGGCCTTAAAAACATTATGGTGGGCCTTGGCTGGGATGTCAACAAATACGACGGCGGCGCTGATTTTGACCTGGATGCAGCAGCCTTCCTGCTGGGAGAAAACGGTCAAACCCCCACCACCGATGAATTTGTATTTTACGGCAACTTAAAGCATAAAAGCGGTGCCGTAGAGCATATGGGCGATAACCTGACCGGTGAAGGTGACGGCGATGATGAACAAATTGTTGTGAACCTCCAGAAGATCCCCGCCAATGTGGTGCGTATTGCCTTTACTGTCACGATTTATGAAGCGGAGGAACGCCGTCAGAACTTCGGCCAGGTCAGCAATGCCTATATCCGCATTGTGGACAGCGATACCAATCAGGAACTGATCCGTTATGATTTGGGCGAGGATTTCTCCATTGAAACCGCCGTAGTAGTAGGTGAAATCTACCGTCACAACGGCGAGTGGAAATTTAATGCCATCGGCAGCGGATTCCAGGGCGGCCTGGCCGCATTGTGCGCCAACTACGGCATTGAAACCTGCTAA
- a CDS encoding toxic anion resistance protein, whose protein sequence is MSIKFGSPAGQNPEPAAVSQETQLMEVEPYNIKADRQQMTAQLTDSKEVDDIVSTIEVYNLETIVGFGGTVADEISKSSDVILNSMNMSQINDSGEMLNALAKIMDKFDIEEIKEDPGFFSKLFSNMRKQLDKILQKYHTMGEEVDKIYVQLKKYESEIKESNRKLEDLFQSNLQYYHELVKYILAGEQGCKEIDAYIAQRRSDMESTGDTSIQFELTTLEQAKMMLEQRTQDLRMAENVAMQSIPMIKTMEFANMNLVRKINSAFIITLPVFKQALAQAILLKRQRIQAEAMSALDEKTNEMLLRNAQNTAEQSKMTAQLASSSSVRIETLETTWKTIVQGIQDTRQIQEDARKKRQEDTQRLNVIKGEFEQMMRSQGQPTGNQ, encoded by the coding sequence ATGAGTATTAAGTTTGGTTCCCCCGCTGGGCAGAATCCCGAACCTGCCGCCGTCTCTCAGGAGACCCAGTTGATGGAGGTAGAGCCCTATAACATCAAGGCCGACCGCCAACAGATGACGGCTCAGCTCACCGATTCCAAAGAGGTGGACGACATTGTCAGCACCATTGAGGTGTACAATTTGGAGACCATAGTGGGATTTGGCGGCACGGTGGCCGATGAGATTTCCAAGAGTTCCGACGTCATCCTCAACAGCATGAACATGAGTCAGATCAATGATTCCGGCGAGATGCTGAATGCCTTGGCCAAAATTATGGACAAATTCGACATTGAGGAAATCAAGGAAGATCCCGGTTTTTTCAGCAAGCTGTTTTCCAACATGCGCAAGCAGCTGGATAAGATCCTCCAGAAGTACCATACCATGGGCGAGGAAGTGGACAAGATCTATGTTCAGTTAAAGAAGTACGAATCGGAGATCAAGGAGTCGAACCGCAAGCTGGAGGATTTGTTTCAATCCAATTTACAGTATTACCATGAGCTGGTAAAATACATCCTGGCCGGTGAACAGGGGTGTAAGGAAATCGACGCGTATATTGCCCAGCGCCGTTCTGATATGGAGTCCACCGGCGACACCTCCATCCAGTTTGAACTGACCACCTTGGAACAGGCCAAGATGATGCTGGAGCAGCGCACGCAGGATTTGCGTATGGCCGAGAACGTGGCGATGCAGTCCATCCCCATGATCAAGACCATGGAATTTGCCAATATGAACCTGGTACGTAAAATCAATTCCGCCTTTATCATCACTTTGCCGGTATTTAAGCAGGCGTTGGCCCAGGCCATCCTGCTGAAGAGACAGCGCATCCAGGCCGAGGCCATGTCGGCTTTGGACGAGAAGACAAACGAGATGCTTTTGAGAAATGCCCAGAATACAGCCGAACAGTCCAAGATGACGGCTCAGTTGGCATCCAGCAGCTCGGTGCGGATTGAGACATTGGAGACCACGTGGAAAACCATTGTCCAGGGCATCCAGGATACCCGCCAGATTCAGGAGGATGCACGCAAAAAGCGTCAGGAGGATACCCAGCGTCTTAATGTTATCAAAGGCGAGTTTGAACAGATGATGAGATCCCAAGGTCAGCCTACCGGCAATCAATGA